From the Pongo pygmaeus isolate AG05252 chromosome X, NHGRI_mPonPyg2-v2.0_pri, whole genome shotgun sequence genome, one window contains:
- the SPIN3 gene encoding spindlin-3, with product MKTPFGKAAAGQRSRTGAGHGSVSVTMIKRKAAHKKHRSRPTSQPRRNIVGCRIQHGWKDGDEPLTQWKGTVLDQVPVNPSLYLIKYDGFDCVYGLELHRDERVSSLEVLPNRVASSRISDTHLAEIMVGKAVEHIFETEEGSKNEWRGMVLAQAPVMNTWFYITYEKDPVLYMYQLLDDYKDGDLRILQDSNDSPLAEREPGEVIDSLVGKQVEYAKDDGSKRTGMVIHQVEAKPSVYFIKFDDDFHIYVYDLVKTS from the coding sequence ATGAAGACCCCGTTTGGAAAGGCAGCTGCAGGGCAGCGGTCCAGGACAGGCGCTGGCCACGGCAGTGTGTCTGTTACCATGATAAAGAGGAAGGCTGCACACAAGAAGCATAGGAGCCGACCCACCTCCCAGCCTCGGAGGAACATCGTGGGCTGCAGAATTCAGCACGGATGGAAAGATGGAGATGAACCTCTAACACAGTGGAAAGGAACCGTTCTGGATCAGGTACCTGTAAATCCCTCTCTGTATCTTATCAAATATGATGGATTTGActgtgtttatggattggaacTTCACAGAGATGAAAGAGTGTCATCACTTGAAGTCCTTCCTAATAGAGTTGCATCATCTAGAATCAGTGATACACACTTGGCAGAAATAATGGTTGGCAAAGCAGTGGaacatatttttgagacagaggaagGTTCCAAAAATGAATGGAGGGGGATGGTCTTAGCTCAGGCACCTGTCATGAACACATGGTTTTACATTACCTATGAGAAAGATCCTGTATTATATATGTACCAGCTCTTAGATGATTATAAAGATGGTGACCTCCGCATCCTTCAAGATTCCAATGATTCTCCTCTGGCAGAGAGGGAGCCAGGAGAAGTCATAGACAGCCTGGTAGGCAAACAGGTGGAATACGCCAAAGACGATGGCTCCAAGAGAACTGGCATGGTCATTCATCAGGTAGAAGCAAAACCCTCTGTGTACTTCATCAAATTTGATGATGATTTCCATATCTATGTCTACGATTTGGTAAAAACATCTTAG